DNA sequence from the Capsicum annuum cultivar UCD-10X-F1 unplaced genomic scaffold, UCD10Xv1.1 ctg34804, whole genome shotgun sequence genome:
tttataaatataatttagctcatgctctagacagattattTGTTTAGCTGCTCATACTAAACAAATAGTCGgccaacatggctctgataccaagaaaACGGATCGTGAGTATTATACAAAAACAGCAGTTAAAACAGTAGGTAGTATAGAAGAAATATTACAAAAGacttacaaattttatttgaaacttcaaGGAAACATTAAGATTACAAGAGATTAGGCAGAGAGAATTTCTTAGAAGGGGAAATTTCTGAATGCCTTCTCTAAAGGGGAGTGTGGCCTTTTATAGGCAAAGAAATACATCAAGTGTACTGGATTTAATACAAGTGGACGGCTAAGATATTGCCGACAAAAGTAAGTGGCTGCTTTTTAAAAGCAATGTCTGAAATGATGCTTGCTTTTTGAAAAGCAGAGTCAGTAGTGGCTACTTTTGAAAAGTAGTGTCTGAAATGATGCTTACTTTTGAAAAGCAGAGCTGGTTATTTTGTCTATTAGTGAGACAGCTGGATTCCTTTTAGGAATAGTGAATTGTCCTTTCAAGAGGTAATTCCGGCCCTTTGGACCTCTATCTCTTGGAAAGATtatttccctattcttaatagggaTCCAGATAGGCCATAGCAATCCCTTTGGGATCTAGCATATCGCCATTGTCACTGCTGCTTCCGGTTGAGGATGCTTCAGCAATAAGTTGTAACAACTCTTCGGTGTTGTCTGTAGAGTCTGGTCCATCAAGTTTGGCCAGTgcttgttttaatttttcttttaaagctTTCTTCGAAGCAGAGGAATGGGGGGAAGCCGTTGTGGCAGCTTTTCCTTTGTCTGGAGTTTTGGGAGCGGTTGGCTTAGGAGTCCAACCTTTGATTTTGATCTCCTTGGATAAGTATTTGATCCTGTGTTGCTCTTCTTTAGAGAAGTTCCAGGAAATAATATATGATACTCTTTTCTTTATAAAGAATTTGCACATTTGAATGTGCTCAGGCAAAGTGGAGCAACCTTCCTTTACTAGGAAGTCTGGAAACCTGTTAAGAAATTGTTGGGGGAGAACATCTTTAGTTCCCCCGAAGCAGGTCCACCATTCATAGAACCATCTAGGTATAGTGGCTTCCATCATGGCA
Encoded proteins:
- the LOC124891393 gene encoding uncharacterized protein LOC124891393 (The sequence of the model RefSeq protein was modified relative to this genomic sequence to represent the inferred CDS: added 72 bases not found in genome assembly) is translated as MPHRPQTYNWHNYRAAWFNFIYVRPGHTWFVKYCPAMMEATIPRWFYEWWTCFGGTKDVLPQQFLNRFPDFLVKEGCSTLPEHIQMCKFFIKKRVSYIISWNFSKEEQHRIKYLSKEIKIKGWTPKPTAPKTPDKGKAATTASPHSSASKKALKEKLKQALAKLDGPDSTDNTEELLQLIAEASSTGSSSDNGDMLDPKGIAMAYLDPY